cattcaaaaaatttaaagccCTTGTTAAGAAGCAAAAAGGTTGCAGCATCAAAATCATTCGTAGTGATCGAGGAGGTGAGTACACAAgtcgagaatttgaagaatattgcaaaaatgaaggcattcagaAGCAACTTACAACAATGTATACTccccaacaaaatggtgtatctgaaagaagaaatagaacaattgttgaaatggccAGAACTATAAAGAATGAGAAAGggctgccaaaatatttttgggcagaagcagtgCATACAGCAGTTCACATCCTTAACAGGTGTCCAACAAAGGCATTAAAGGACAGACACCAGTTGAAGCTTGAAGTGGAATTAAACCTtctgtaagtcattttaaaattttttggtgtatttgttatgctcatgtacctgttgagaaaagaacaaaattggatgaaaaaagtcaaaaatgtgtctttcttggttatagtgatgtGACAAAAGGATATAGGCTCCTCGAtatcaaaactaacaaacttgttgttagtagagatgtcattttatgaaaaaacatgGAATTGGGAGGATAAAAAGATATAGAATACTgctatcatatcttcaaatcaagaagaggatgagaaagatgaagatgtctctcaagggggagaaatcCCAGATTCAGATGATGAAGAACCGcctccaagaggaacaaaaatgttgagtgacatttatcaaagatgtaatTTTGCCGGTGTTGAGccaaaaaattatgaagaagcaataaagcatgatgtttggaagaaagccatggaagaagaaattcgaatgattgaaaaaaataatacttgggagcttgtggctattcctagagaaagagaagttgtaagtcaaatggatttacaaaatcaaactgaattaggaaggagatattcaaaagcacaaagcaaggttggttgctagaggcttcacgcaaaaaccaggtatgatttttatgaaactttctctccagttgctcgtcttgagacaattagaattgtaattgttgttgttgcacaaaagaaatggaagatatttcaacttgatgttaaatcagcATTTTTGaatggaaaacttgatgaagagaattatgttgagcaacctcaaggattttttgttcaagggGGAGAAGAAAAGGTGTACAGGCTAAAAAAAGCTCTTTACGGGctgaagcaagctccaagagcctggtacaataaaattgatacatacattctgaaaaataattttcagagaaGTAAAAATGAAGTcactttgtatgtgaagaaagaacatggcagcattatcattgtttgtctctatgtggatgatttgctctttacaggaaatgatgtaaagatgatgcaaaatttcaaacaagatatgatgcaagcttatgaaatgagtgatcttggattgctaaattatttcttgagcatcgaagtttctcaagtgaaagaatgaattttcatttctcaaaagaagtatactaaaaatattcttcaaaaattcaaaatgatggattgcaggtctgtggccataccattagcagcaaatgagaagtttagaaaagatgatggagaaaagaaagttaatagctCACTTTATAGGAGTTTGATTGGAAGTTTGCTATATCTTAGTTCAACAAGGCCATATATTATGTTTGCTACTAGCTTATTATCCaaattcatgcaagaaccaagccaagtgcattttggagctgcaaagcgtgttctacgctacttgcaaggaacaatggattatgggataatgtacaaatttggtggagatttgaacttaattggttattctgatagtgattgggctggaagtatagatgacatgaagagtacttctggtTATGCTTTGTTATTTGGATCAAGtatttgttcttggttatcaaaaaagcaaagtgttgttgctcaatccactgccgaagcagaatatgtttcagcatccaaggctacttctcaagctatttggcttaggagaatatttgaagacattggtgaaaaacaaaaaaaagggactgttctgtattgtgataacaaatcagcaattgcaattgccaagaatccagtcagccatgaaagatcaaggcatatttccatcaagtatcattttatccgagaagcacaagagaaaggcgaaattcagttgcattattgtcagacaggagaaaaacttgctgacatcttcaccaaagcacttcttaaagaaaaattttgCTATCTTCGAGAATGCAGTGGAGTTATCAAGCAAATGcattaagggggagtgttggaattaatgcatcaatgtttagtcttccgaaattgtctcttagtttttcaagaagtctctttagaatgtcgtagtacatgtatctagtaaattgtgatacatgtatttagttatttgtaaCAAAagctttttgttttctattttgagtagtataaatagtgatgtagttgatgattataatcatctcaagtggccttaagtagcctatattaaacttgagcattctgtaaagatattatttttccttccatATCTCCTACACCTTGGTGCAAGTTATTTGCTAATGACATAATACTAATTGATGAGACGTGCAACAAAGTTAACGTTAGGTTGGAGATGCGGAGATAAAAGTTGGAGTCTAAAGGGTTCATGTTAAGTAACCTAAAGCAGAGTATTTGGAGTGCAAATTCGGTGAGTCAATGCAAGAGGCAAGTGTGTAAGTGAGCCTTTACACTCAGGCTAACCCCAAGAAAGATAGTTTCAAGTACCTGGGGTCTATAATTCAGGGAAGTGGGGGCATCAATGTTAAAAAGTATCACCGAAACTTAAAGGTAAATTTTATAAAGTGGGCTTGCCAACCAAGAACTCTCATGTTCAAAATATGCATGCCGCAAAAATGAGGATGTTAAGGTAGATGTGCGCCTTACAAGGAACGAGTAGATTAGAAATGAAGATATTCGAAATTAGTGGGATTGGCCTTTATAATGGACAAGATGATGGAAGCGAGATTGAGATGGTTCGAACATGTAAAAAGGAGATTTGCAAATGCCCAGTGAAGAGGTGCGAGAAGTTAGTTATAGTAGGTACAAGAAGTCGTAGAGGTAGACCAAAAAAGTATTAGAGAGAGGTGATTAGACAAGACATGGCTCAACTTCAGGTTACGAAGGACATGGCCTTATATAGAAGAGTGTGGAGGTTTACTGgggtagaaggttagtaggCAGTGGAGTGTTGTCTTGCTTCTGATGGTTTAGGTGCTTGTCGTCGTACTAGCTATAATATGTAGTTTGTTTTCTAATGTATTTTGATTGTCACACTATTTTGTTGCTCTTGTTCCTTTCTTGCAGGATATGCACTGCATCTCTTATAAGTTGTTATGTTTGTTCCTAACTGTTTTCTTACTCCTTTGTACTTAGATTTGCTAcacttgagccgagggtctcTCAGAAACATAATCTCTACCTCCACGAGATAATGGTAAGGCttgcgtacactctaccctcccaaAACTCCACTTGTGGGGTTCCACTGGAtatgtgttgttgttgtatacCTTGGCTATCACTAGCTAGCTAGAGGGAAAAGGTCAAAAACTCAATCTCATCGCAATGATGCAGGTCAAAAGAAAAAGGTGAAACACTAATACAAAGTTCCCACCAACTTGAAGGTTCACATCAAATAGTGCTCAActtaataacaatattttaactGTCATTTTAGTTAGAACCACATTGAGAGCCATCATAAGTTCTATGGTTTGCTAAATTTCAATACGAACGACAATCTGCGTATCAAACAGTGAAACTGAAATCTTAGTGCTGAGGATTGAGAAAACTCTTTCCGGATTTATCAAAACACATACTGAGCAAAAGGTTGAATTTTTGCTTTTCTAGGCAGATTTCTGTCTAGCAATGTCAATGGGAAGAAAAGACTAAGAAAATACTTATCATCATagtcaacaaaaaaaagaacaaaaagttaCAGAGTTGTCATATCTAGAAAATTGGAAGTACCAGATTACATCATCGACATTAGAACTATGTGATGTGATTGCTTTAGTAGGGTGAGTATCATCAGCACACGcttctctttcaagatttttGGTTCGACAACTAAACCGCACTTTGAAAGGCACTATCTGCACCATAACATGCAAATTGCTTGTGAGGCAAAACATATATAGAAGTAAGATAGATCAATATTGTGATGCTCATAATTATAAGGTTCCGGAGAGTGAAGTTAGAAGTATGGTGGACTCTCAAAGGACAATTCTTTATCATTAAGAGTTAAAAGGAGCTTCCAGGTCCATCTTCTCATTTACATCAGATCTTGGTCCAGATACTGATTCAAATTTTACGAGATGCATACAAACAAGATGAAGTGAGGAAGAGAAGGGATGTAAAAACAATCAACCAGCAGAATCATTGCTAGGCAAAGAAAGTTATGGAAAAAAGGGGAGATATGGGACGGAGCTTCTACGTAAAGCATCAGCTTACGAAAGATTTCATTCTCATCATATCGATATTACGGAAGCTTGATGATGATAAATGATTGACTAGCACAACTGGACCAgcaaataatgacattttttaaCTGCCATAAAGAATGCTAACCAGGAGAATATGCTTCTGAAGAACcgaattttgataatttagaaATCATAGGGACATCCTATGGGAGTTTACCTTTTTGCTGTACTTAAAATCCCTCTTTGGAAGAAAATGCAGATGCAAGTTGACTGATGAAGGAGCTTCAACGAAGAGGAACAACTTGGTAGGACCTAAAAGGATATCAGAATTAGCAACGAATGGCCAGAAATTATACCTTTAACGTATAACATATATCTAATGGATAGCAATCTCCAATTAATACCAACAGAGGAGCTAGATCCTGCACCCTTTGAAACTAAGACACGGATGGCCTGTgtaaaaacagaaacacaaaaTTCATGCAGCCAAGATATATACAGATATATCTATATAGAAATGTGAGATGcaacataaataaacaaacGAAGAAACCTTCTTTGAAAGAGTTTCCACAACTCGATTCCTAGTAAATTCTCCTCCAGAAGCTGCCGATTCACACGAAAAGTTGAGTTCATACACATTAAGAGGACGAAGAGGACTGGACCCAAGAATCAGAATAACTCTTTGAATAGCAGGAAATTCTGTGATCATTAATTGAAGAGCAGTCCTGAGACTGGATATAGTGTTCATTAACTTATCCAGTCTCCTTATTCCCATTCTCACCTCCCTCTTCCTGGAAGCATGATTTCTACGTAAAGAACATGTTTCCGCTTGTACAATAGCTGTCTCCTAGAAAAAGTCAGAACCAGGTCATACTGCCAAGCCTAAAGATATGAGTACTGTAAGGGGTGCTTAAAGAAAATAGCAATGGCTTCAGAAGCAAGTAACATGTCTCTTTCCTTAAGACTAATTTTGCTTCTACCATTTTTAACCTGAAACCTCATTACATTATACACGAACAAAATTAGAGTTCTAAACATTCATTTAGAAAAGCAAAGTATCTAATCATACATATCAGACACCATATTTGTTCATAATATACTTCAAAACTTGAAATAAGTAGTTAAGTTTGGTTTTGATTTATCAAAAGAAGATACTCACtccgttcatttttatttgtccaaTGTTTCAAAAATAGGCTTGTCACTTTTAACATATTAAGAAATggcaattatttttttcttattttactcTCAACATTAATTACTTATTGTCCAAAACTACAACTCGCATCAATTAATATGGATATTGTGGTAAAATACTTATACTAATCATCGTTTTTGTCTAAAGTGGACAAGTTAAAGTGATTGAAAGGAGTATAAGttaatttagtttttgatttacTACATCATCTTACCTAAATTCAATATGGAATTTTGAATATCAAAATCTCACTCCATAGAAAGCAAGGTACCTTACATTAAGCCTTGTGACTATTTTCGAAAATAATCCAGCATACTTGTAAAAGTACATAAGCCATATGAGATGATAAAATCTCCAATATCTGTTCCCCAAAGTCAAAAGTACCCCATTACAGTAGCAAAAATGCTTGTGTTCACTTACCAATTCCGCAAATTCAGTGTtcaattcatcaaattcaagagtGAGATCCTGCAGTAAGCTGCACAATCAAACAAACAACAGAAAGAGGATCAGTTAAAGCAAgcaaacaacaaaaacaaaaaaaatataaacaaaaatcaaattaggaAAACAGCGAGAAATTATATACTTACGAAGGGATTTGCTGGTGCATAAAGAGGATAAAACCTAAGATATCAGTAACAAGATGGAATTTGATAGAGCTATCGAGAGTATCTGAGGCTGTTTCAATGACGGTGAAATCTGTTTCCCCTTCTCCTTTATCTTCCATCTCTAAGGCCTGCAAATAGGAAGCTCTATTGCAAATTCAAATTAACATTTTTAGCGCGCTGGTTTGGGTTTGGGCTCCGATTGTCCGATCTATTTCCCTCTTCCCTTTATTATATGctactcccaaaatatttatattggtTTGTCAAGAATTATACTCTTTCATATTAATTGAGTTAttgatttatttcttttttaagaaatgGAGATTTAAGACACAAATAAggtataatttttcatttatatttttactaattattgttaaatttataattaaatattaattaataactaatttcaatactaactaataaaggctaaaatttgaagaatattttaaaaataattttgaaaattgaacaataaagtaaatttgaaaaatgaaaaatgcttcaaaaaatcaattaattttaaatggGGAGAgtatctttaaaaatttatgcctaagagaaataaaagttcaaataacaaaatatcTTGTATAAACAGTACTATTATATAGTTCGTTAAGATGAGTTTATCTTAAATCTGATAGAGATAAAATCGTAAAATAACTTATATCGAAATTGTAGTGTTAAATTTATCTCAAGAATGGAATAATAATCAtaagataattaattttgagataattaattataacttGTTTCCTACCAAATGAATcctttgaagtcatttggacaTTAGGGGTTTGTTTGGTATagagaaaaatgttttccatgtaaaatattttcttggaaaataagtagattttggacttattttctcatgtttggttggtaactagaaaaataatttccagAAATGATTTTCTAGTgtttaatttataaatgaaaaatgtttttgagagacatcttttatttttgttagagtaaaataatttatgaaattaaaaacaaaattattatttttttggggtggtggtggtggggtgGGGGTGNNNNNNNNNNNNNNNNNNNNNNNNNNNNNNNNNNNNNNNNNNNNNNNNNNNNNNNNNNNNNNNNNNNNNNNNNNNNNNNNNNNNNNNNNNNNNNNNNNNNNNNNNNNNNNNNNNNNNNNNNNNNNNNNNNNNNNNNNNNNNNNNNNNNNNNNNNNNNNNNNNNNNNNNNNNNNNNNNNNNNNNNNNNNNNNNNNNNNNNNNNNNNNNNNNNNNNNNNNNNNNNNNNNNNNNNNNNNNNNNNNNNNNNNNNNNNNNNNNNNNNNNNNNNNNNNNNNNNNNNNNNNNNNNNNNNNNNNNNNNNNNNNNNNNNNNNNNNNNNNNNNNNNNNNNNNNNNNNNNNNNNNNNNNNNNNNNNNNNNNNNNNNNNNNNNNNNNNNNNNNNNNNNNNNNNNNNNNNNNNNNNNNNNNNNNNNNNNNNNNNNNNNNNNNNNNNNNNNNNNNNNNNNNNNNNNNNNNNNNNNNNNNNNNNNNNNNNNNNNNNNNNNNNNNNNNNNNNNNNNNNNNNNNNNNNNNNNNNNNNNNNNNNNNNNNNNNNNNNNNNNNNNNNNNNNNNNNNNNNNNNNNNNNNNNNNNNNNNNNNNNNNNNNNNNNNNNNNNNNNNNNNNNNNNNGGTGGGTGGATGGGTGGGTGGGGCTGTCAGGatcgaataaaaaataaaattttgaaattgaaaatatttttttcaaattaatgtttttcccaaaaaaaaaaaggtaatttgaaattggaggagagttttgggaaatgttttccttaatttttgaagggaaatcatttttcttaattttgagaaaaatgagttgatttgaaaaacatttttcaagattttgtcccaaccaaacatgagaaaattgaaaaatattttcctttatacCAAACACAgagtattcattttttttttctagaatagttttttatttttttagtttggaAAGCTGCTCATGACTTGTTTTGTAGCTCATATTCATAAATTGTATTTCTCctttacatatatattcaatCACAGCTCCAacttcataaatttcaaataaagcaaaaaatgtTTAAAACCTATAGGCAAAAATGCCTCCTAACATTTGTTAAAACTCATTGGAAATAGAAGATTCG
The nucleotide sequence above comes from Solanum pennellii chromosome 9, SPENNV200. Encoded proteins:
- the LOC107029708 gene encoding uncharacterized protein LOC107029708 isoform X1; translation: MEDKGEGETDFTVIETASDTLDSSIKFHLVTDILGFILFMHQQIPSLLQDLTLEFDELNTEFAELETAIVQAETCSLRRNHASRKREVRMGIRRLDKLMNTISSLRTALQLMITEFPAIQRVILILGSSPLRPLNVYELNFSCESAASGGEFTRNRVVETLSKKAIRVLVSKGAGSSSSVGPTKLFLFVEAPSSVNLHLHFLPKRDFKYSKKIVPFKVRFSCRTKNLEREACADDTHPTKAITSHSSNVDDVIWFQCRHIIKGLASRASPTEE
- the LOC107029708 gene encoding uncharacterized protein LOC107029708 isoform X2, with translation MEDKGEGETDFTVIETASDTLDSSIKFHLVTDILGFILFMHQQIPSLLQDLTLEFDELNTEFAELETAIVQAETCSLRRNHASRKREVRMGIRRLDKLMNTISSLRTALQLMITEFPAIQRVILILGSSPLRPLNVYELNFSCESAASGGEFTRNRVVETLSKKAIRVLVSKGAGSSSSVGPTKLFLFVEAPSSVNLHLHFLPKRDFKYSKKVSVSAYYQRLGFQGIPNRRVRDPSREKGAALWPPQGHPEPL
- the LOC107029708 gene encoding uncharacterized protein LOC107029708 isoform X3; translation: MEDKGEGETDFTVIETASDTLDSSIKFHLVTDILGFILFMHQQIPSLLQDLTLEFDELNTEFAELETAIVQAETCSLRRNHASRKREVRMGIRRLDKLMNTISSLRTALQLMITEFPAIQRVILILGSSPLRPLNVYELNFSCESAASGGEFTRNRVVETLSKKAIRVLVSKGAGSSSSVGINWRLLSIRYMLYVKGFSVGILSKAWLPGHPQPKSERSFEGERCCAVASSRSSGTTLTLFIDHSNAMFRRR